The Cryomorphaceae bacterium 1068 genome segment GGGCATAGACGAATACGGATGTGAATTGGCTTCGAATCAAATCGAAATCAATTTTGAAGAAGTTCCACCATTGCCCACCTTCGACTTTACACCTGTTTGTGAAGGAGAGCCTTTTACGATAGAAGTGAATTCAAATCTTCAAATCAACTTTTTGGAAAGCGCTGATGGAGAGATCATCTCAAATGAAAGCACCGTTTTCATCTCCGAATTTTTAAGTGATACCACCTTTTACGTATACCTCAATACGGAACTTTGTGATGGACCAATTGACTCAATTACCGTTGGACCAAAGCCATTTCCCGAAGAACCAATCATAGCAACTGACGCACCCGTTTGTACCGGAGAAAGCTTATCCCTCGAAGTGCTCAATGCGGCTGGCGGCGTAGATTACGTCTGGCTTACACCAACGGGTGACGTCTTGCAAGGCGATATAGTTTCTTACAGCATATCAGCATTGGATCAAGAAGGGGAGTACCTGGCTTACGCCAATCTGGAAGACTGCATTAGTGATACCGCAGGGATCGATGTCAGCCTGTTTGAAACGCGACAAGTCAATCTTCCTCCTGATACGTCATTGTGTTATCGACCCGATTTCATCGTCGCTCCCGATACCCTCTTTGATAGCTACCAGTGGTCTGATGGTACCAATGATTCTATTTACAATCCGGAGCTCGAATCGTCACTGATGGTAAGCTTAGTCGCTACGGATTTCAACGGTTGTCGATCGGTTGATATTATCATTATTCAATTTGCCGATTGCACCATCCAAATTCCTAATGTAATTACACCCAATGGCGACGGATTAAACGATGAATGGATCATCGGACTTGATCAGCCCTTGTTTTTTGAGGTGGTCGTTTACAACCGCTGGGGAAGAATCGTTTACGAGAGTAAAGACTTTACGACTTATTGGGACGGCACGAATGACAAGTCAGGAGAACTCTGCTCCGAAGGAGTTTACTTCTACATCATTCGAGTAAATGATTTTGAAGGGCGAGCTTTTGAGCAGCAGGGAAATTTGACCTTGTTTAGAGACTAATTTTAAGGTCTGGTTTTCTCAATTTTTTCGTAATTTTCAAGATAGGTGGGGAGTGCCGCCGAACCGTACCAAGGAATAATTTCCGTTTCGAAGACTCCTGCTGCAATGGACGGGTCAGTGCTTAGTAGTTCTTCTGCTTCTTCCGTAGTAGCAGCATTTAGGATAAACAGACCGCGGTATTTCAAGTCGTTTTCTCCAAAAGGACCTGCAACTGAGAGCATATTTTGTTCCGCCAGTCGAGTAATATTATCGAGATGACCACGCATCAAAACTGCCTAAGAGTCTTTATCAGTTACCTGATTTGTGCCTGTTTTGAGGATTACCAAACTATACATTTTCATCCCGTAATCGTCGGCACCGAGTTGCTTCGCAAGATCGGCATCGTAGTTCGGGTTTTGGGCTGAAAGATCGAAAATCAATAAAAGTGAAAATAAAAGTATAGTCGTTTTCATAGAGGTAAAGTTGGTGGTCTTGCCGTGATCATTTTTTTGAAAAAAGATCGGGTATGTTGTTCTAACTATTTGATCAAGGATCGGCTTTGCTTCTTATTTCCTAAATTTCGGAATAACCATTCATTGATAAAATTCAATTCAGGAAGAGAAAAAAAGAGAAAAGAAAATCGATGGTGAAATTGAATACAAATCACAAAGTACGCAGTTTGAACTGGCACACTCTTGCTAGTAAGGAAATTGCAGACCACCTGAAGACTGATTTGAGTAATGGTCTTTCCAAGGAGGAAGCCAAATCTCGCCTCGAACAATACGGTGAAAATCGCATAACCACCAAAAAACGACAAAGCGATTTGGTCCGTTTTATACTGCAGTTCAATCAACCGTTGATTTATATCCTTTTAGGTGCAACTTTGGTTACGCTTTTGCTGAAAGAATATCCGGATGCAGCCGTCATCTTTGCCGTGGTCCTGGTCAACTCCATTATTGGCTACATCCAAGAAACCCGAGCATTGAAGGCTATCGACTCCCTTTCAAAGAGCATGAGTACCACAGCTACGGTAGTCCGAGATGGGAAATCATCCGTAGTGAACAGTATAAATTTGGTTCCGGGAGATATCGTGAAGGTGCAACCCGGAGATAAAATGCCTGCTGACCTGCGCTTGGTATCGATCAAAAACTTACAGGTCGATGAATCTGCGCTTACGGGCGAATCGGTAGCCACGGAAAAGAGTATTGAAACAGTCGCTGAGGATGCCATTCTCGGTGATCGTCTTAATATGGGTTTCGCTACAACAGTTGTTACTTATGGCACAGGTAGAGGCATTGTGATCAGCACGGGTGATCGCACTGAGGTCGGAGAGATAAACAAAACCATCGCCTCGACCAAAGAGCTCGATACTCCATTAACCCTGAAAATCAAAAACTTCAGCCATACTTTGTTGTGGATAATTTTGAGTCTTGCCTTTATTATCCTTGCGGTAGCGTATTTGCGCGGTGAAGATTTGGCCGAAGCTTTTATGGTTGCGGTGGCGTTGATGGTGGGGGCTATACCTGAAGGTCTTCCCGCTGCAGTGACCATTATGCTCGCCATCGGTGTGGGTAAAATGGCGAAAAAGCAAGCAATAATTCGCAAACTCGTAGCTGTAGAAACCTTGGGGAGTACCAACGTCATCTGTTCTGACAAAACGGGAACCCTCACCGAAAATCAAATGACGGTTCAAAAGATATTGGCGGGAGGCGACCATTTTGATGTAACAGGAATAGGGTACAAGCCAGAAGGAAAAGTTCTTTTTGAAGGTGAGGAAGTTACCCTTTCAAAAAAACCCGCCATTCATCTTTTACTGAGGGCCAGTGTATTATGCAATCACAGCCGTATTGTGGAAGAGAATGGCAGATGGGTTGCTGAAGGAGATCCTACGGAGGCAGCTCTGATTAGCGCCGCGGAAAAAACGGGTATCAAAGACCACTACATCGACCGATATTTCCCATTGATCGACGAGATTCCCTTTCAATCGGAATACCAGTATATGGCCACTTTGCATCGGCACGATGAGAATCTCCTTTTCATGAAAGGTTCCGTGGAAGCAATCTTGCGCTCTTCCGACTACATGATGGATCCTGAAGGGCATCATATAAAAATTGATGAGCCCATATTGCGAAAAAAAGCTGAGCAATGGGCTGCTGAGGGTCTACGAGTTTTGGCATTTGCATACAAGACCTTTGATTCCGAAAAAGAAGATGTAGACCACGAAGATGTAGCTGAGGAAATGGTTTTTATCGGTCTTCAAGGAATGATCGACCCGCCGAGAAAGGAGGCTATTGAAGCTGTAGCGCTTTGTCAACAAGCGGGCATTCACGTCAAGATGATCACCGGCGACCATGCTTTGACCGCAGCTACTATCGCAGATCAATTGGGGGTTGAAGGAAAAAAGAAAGGTGGCAAGCTGCAAGCCTTGACCGGGGTGGAACTCGGGAAACTTTCGGAAAATGAAATGGAGAAAATGGCCAATGATTTTTCAGTATTCGCCAGAGTGAGTCCTGACCAAAAACTAAGATTGGTAAAAGCCCTCCAGGCCACCGATAAGGTGGTAGCCATGACGGGCGACGGTGTAAACGATGGCCCCGCTCTGAAGCAAGCAGACATCGGGGTAGCCATGGGAATCATGGGCACGGAAGTAGCAAAAGATGCTTCAGATATGGTTTTGACAGATGACAATTTCGCATCTATCGAAGCCGCAGTGGAGGAGGGGCGGGGAGTTCTGGATAACCTGACAAAGTTCATTGTTTGGACCCTCCCAACCAATTTGGGCGAAGCACTGGTCATCCTCGCCAGCATAATATTTTCCACCAGACTACCACTGGCTCCTGTTCAGATTTTGTGGATCAATATGACCACTGCAGTTTTATTGGGCTTGATGTTGGCCTTTGAACCCAAGGAGCCGGGCATAATGGATAGGCCTCCTGTTCCATCTCGGAGACCCATTCTTTCCTTTCCTTTGATAATGCGGACGCTCCTCGTAGGCTCCTTGATCACTTTGGCTGCCTTTCTCTTGTTTCAATATGAACTTATGATAGGGTCTGAATTTGCAGAAGCGCAAACGGTTGCTGCCACGGTATTTGTTGCCATGGAAACATTTTACCTGTTCAATTGCCGCTCTTTGCGTAGGTCGGTTAGAGAAATCGGTTTGTTTTCAAACATGTGGGTGTACTATGGGGCGTTCGCCATGCTGGGTCTACAGCTCATTTTCATTCATGCACCGTTTATGAATGCATTATTCTATTCAGCTCCCATTAGTCTGGACTCTTGGTTAAGAATAATGGCCGCCGGAGTGGGGCTTTTCATCATCGTTTATTTGGAAAAAGCCATTCGAAAAAGACTGACCGGCACCGAAGAGTACTGACCTGTGTAACAGGCTCATTTCAATCTTATACTGAGTTGGGACGTTTATCGTGAAAGCGAAAGACTGAAATCTTACATTCATTGAGGGCTTATAAAGGACTATTCAATCTTCACTTTTCTCTATCTGGAGCGAATTGACCACCATTCTGATATGGTGGTACTGGTACTCCCCGTCAAGAGCGCGATGTACCGCAGAGGTTCCGCCTGAGCCGTATTCGATCAAAGCCTCACGAATTTTGGCAATATCCTCAGTTCCCATGTATTTATCCAGTTTGAGCACACCTTCTTTAATTCCATTCGCCACGTGTGTCCAGATGGTTGATTCAGCCAACGATCGCTTAATGGCAATTTGCGCAGGTGTCAATCCATCTTTTAGCAAGCGATAAGTTTCCTGATAGGTTGCACCCTTTTTTGCAGGTTTCTTTTTTTCCTTTCGGGAAGCATCTTTAATGGGGTTCTTTCCCAACTCAAGCTTCACCTTTTCCAAAATTTTCTCTCTGCGCGCTTTCTTCAGGGCATCGTACTTTTCTGTATCCAGCGACATTTGATTTTGCAAAATCCCTTCAGCGATGGGCTTGGCAAGCCAAAGCTTGGTGATCTGATTCATCAAAGTGTGATCAATCTCTTCTGCCAGTCTCAGGTAGGTAACCGTCTTTGACAGACCTCTTACAAACTCCAAATGCTTCAAGAGATTCTCCAACTCGTCAAACAGCTTATTGCGGTAGTATTGAGTACCTTTCTCAATACGGTCGAGTAGCTTCTCATTATCACCTGCAGTCACCAATTGGTGCAATTGCCGCCTGAACTTAATGGTATTCTCTTTTTCGGCTTCAACAGCGCGCTTGATACTGACAAGTGTGGTGTTCATCTCGGGATCGGAAAACCGACCTTTATCGCCAGCCTTGTTCAAGACATAATCTACTCGTTTTGGAATCTCATCAAAATTAAAAGTCTCATCCAAACTTTCGATGAGATAGACTTGACGACCTCTTTCGAGAATTTCTTCCGGTGGTGCTTGTGCTTCTTTTCGCTCAGCGAATCGGGTCACTTGATGATCTCCCGATATAGCTCCTGAATGAATCTTCGTTCGCAAAAACAGTCCCTCCAAACTTCTTAAACGCGATAAGGCCACGTATACCTGACCAGGTGCGAATGCTCGCCCTACGTCGATAACGGCTTGATCAAAGGTCAATCCTTGGCTCTTGTGTACCGTTACCGCCCAGGCGTATTTCAGCGGGAAATGTGAGAAATTACCCAAAACTTCTTCCTGAAGTTCGTTGTCGGAATTGACCGTAAATTTCGAGTTCGTCCAGCTCATTCGTTCCACTTCGATCTCGCGGTCTTCATCGTCAAGATCTACTTTGATCGAGTCGTTTGTCAATTCTGTCACCGTTGCTAACTTCCCGTTGTAGAAGAGATTGCTGACGTTATCATTTTTGATAAACATGACCCGTGCACCCACTTTGAGTTCCATCTTTTCGGCAATGGGGTAAAGCTTTTCGGGAAAATCCTTTTCAATCTCTGCTTCATAAACAAATGACTTCCCCTTGAGTGATTCGAGTTCGCCTTGGTTGATTTTATCAGCTTGGGCGTTATGCGTACAAAGCGTGATTGCCTTTTCGGGCGGCTCTTTCCCGTAGTGCCGATTCAAGGCAGCGATATCAGCTTCAGTACTTTTGTTGGTTCGGAGTCTATTCAGAATCTCAATAAATGATTGATCCTCTTGTCGAAAAACCTTGTCCAACTCCAGATAAACGAAGCCTGACTTTTTCAAAGCAGTAGATTCAAAGAAGTGAATTGAAGAGTAGAACTTCTGTAGGACACTCCATTCCCTGTCACGCACAATTGGCGGAAGCTGGAAAAGATCACCAATCAGTAGTAGCTGAACTCCACCAAATGGTTTTCTATAATTACCTCTCGCCGCTCTGAGTCTGTAGTCCAGTGCGTCGAGAATATCGGCTCGTAGCATGCTCACCTCGTCAATAACCAATAAATCAATCTCGCGAAGGACTTTCTTCCGATCCGAATTAAGCGGGTTTTTTCTAGCGAGGATAGAGTTATTAAAGAACGCTCCCCAATCTGCTTGGACAGTCTCATCAGGTACGTAGGAGCCAAGCGGCAGCAGAAACTGCGAGTGAATGGTAACACCGCCTGCATTTAGCGCGGCAATGCCCGTAGGAGCTACTACAATAAAGCGCTTATGTGTTTTTTCACTAAGACTTTTGAGGAAAGTTGTCTTTCCCGTCCCTGCTTTTCCCGTAAGGAATACATGCTGAGAGGTAGAGTTGATAAACCTGGCGGCTAGCGTTGCGATGTCGTCACTTGTACTCATAGCTTCAATAGATGCAGAAAAATACTCATTTTTGAGGTTGGTTATGCTCACGAAGAACCGAATAATATTTCTTGTCTATTTCGCTCAGCTTGGATTTCTTTTAGGAACTGAGCCTTTGACCTATTTGATGGTGGCCTACCTCACCGCCGAATTTGCAGCAATCATCTTGGTTTTCACTTTTTATAAAATGAGACATGATGGCAACTATATTACTCATATGCTCAATATTCCAGGAGGTGCACTTTTCGTTTTTCTATTCTGTATCATAGCCTACTATCTGGGAGTCGCTGTTGAAGAAATCCCTGAACCCATTAGAGGTCAAGAGGCAAATGTCAATCCCTTGGAGCCTTTCATCGATAATTTTATCCCGATATCATTCACTTTCATTGGCGTGCTTGCAGCGCTTTTGGCGGAAGTCTTGCAAATGGAGAAGATAAAACAAATGGAGTTTCTGGATCGAGAATTCAGGCTGCAGACACTCACGGTGCTGGGAGTGATCGCAGTAGGTCTTTTTTCGTCTGCTCTTTATCAACTCGACTATCGAATCCCCATCATCGCTATGGGATTGGCCCGCTTAGGAATGGAAACCTATTCCACGAAAAAACACCTGAAGCTCAAAAAGGTGATTTCAGAAAAAATGAATCAAGCAAAAAGTCAATTAAACGTTCGTTGAGACGCTTATCAAAGTATTGTTTCCTTTCTTCTTATTCCCCTTTACCGACTGCTCTAAACCCCTCACGTAGATTCATCGATTGAATAAGTAGATTCGGTCAGTCTCTTTTTCATTGCCCCTTGGTTCGCGGCATATTCGTATCGGATTTAATGCCAACGACCATGCGACTGCTTTCCATCATATTCGTTTTTATAGCTCTCCCAACTTGGGC includes the following:
- a CDS encoding YciI family protein, with translation MRGHLDNITRLAEQNMLSVAGPFGENDLKYRGLFILNAATTEEAEELLSTDPSIAAGVFETEIIPWYGSAALPTYLENYEKIEKTRP
- a CDS encoding cation-transporting P-type ATPase, whose product is MNTNHKVRSLNWHTLASKEIADHLKTDLSNGLSKEEAKSRLEQYGENRITTKKRQSDLVRFILQFNQPLIYILLGATLVTLLLKEYPDAAVIFAVVLVNSIIGYIQETRALKAIDSLSKSMSTTATVVRDGKSSVVNSINLVPGDIVKVQPGDKMPADLRLVSIKNLQVDESALTGESVATEKSIETVAEDAILGDRLNMGFATTVVTYGTGRGIVISTGDRTEVGEINKTIASTKELDTPLTLKIKNFSHTLLWIILSLAFIILAVAYLRGEDLAEAFMVAVALMVGAIPEGLPAAVTIMLAIGVGKMAKKQAIIRKLVAVETLGSTNVICSDKTGTLTENQMTVQKILAGGDHFDVTGIGYKPEGKVLFEGEEVTLSKKPAIHLLLRASVLCNHSRIVEENGRWVAEGDPTEAALISAAEKTGIKDHYIDRYFPLIDEIPFQSEYQYMATLHRHDENLLFMKGSVEAILRSSDYMMDPEGHHIKIDEPILRKKAEQWAAEGLRVLAFAYKTFDSEKEDVDHEDVAEEMVFIGLQGMIDPPRKEAIEAVALCQQAGIHVKMITGDHALTAATIADQLGVEGKKKGGKLQALTGVELGKLSENEMEKMANDFSVFARVSPDQKLRLVKALQATDKVVAMTGDGVNDGPALKQADIGVAMGIMGTEVAKDASDMVLTDDNFASIEAAVEEGRGVLDNLTKFIVWTLPTNLGEALVILASIIFSTRLPLAPVQILWINMTTAVLLGLMLAFEPKEPGIMDRPPVPSRRPILSFPLIMRTLLVGSLITLAAFLLFQYELMIGSEFAEAQTVAATVFVAMETFYLFNCRSLRRSVREIGLFSNMWVYYGAFAMLGLQLIFIHAPFMNALFYSAPISLDSWLRIMAAGVGLFIIVYLEKAIRKRLTGTEEY
- a CDS encoding helix-turn-helix domain-containing protein, with translation MSTSDDIATLAARFINSTSQHVFLTGKAGTGKTTFLKSLSEKTHKRFIVVAPTGIAALNAGGVTIHSQFLLPLGSYVPDETVQADWGAFFNNSILARKNPLNSDRKKVLREIDLLVIDEVSMLRADILDALDYRLRAARGNYRKPFGGVQLLLIGDLFQLPPIVRDREWSVLQKFYSSIHFFESTALKKSGFVYLELDKVFRQEDQSFIEILNRLRTNKSTEADIAALNRHYGKEPPEKAITLCTHNAQADKINQGELESLKGKSFVYEAEIEKDFPEKLYPIAEKMELKVGARVMFIKNDNVSNLFYNGKLATVTELTNDSIKVDLDDEDREIEVERMSWTNSKFTVNSDNELQEEVLGNFSHFPLKYAWAVTVHKSQGLTFDQAVIDVGRAFAPGQVYVALSRLRSLEGLFLRTKIHSGAISGDHQVTRFAERKEAQAPPEEILERGRQVYLIESLDETFNFDEIPKRVDYVLNKAGDKGRFSDPEMNTTLVSIKRAVEAEKENTIKFRRQLHQLVTAGDNEKLLDRIEKGTQYYRNKLFDELENLLKHLEFVRGLSKTVTYLRLAEEIDHTLMNQITKLWLAKPIAEGILQNQMSLDTEKYDALKKARREKILEKVKLELGKNPIKDASRKEKKKPAKKGATYQETYRLLKDGLTPAQIAIKRSLAESTIWTHVANGIKEGVLKLDKYMGTEDIAKIREALIEYGSGGTSAVHRALDGEYQYHHIRMVVNSLQIEKSED